The Tenacibaculum jejuense genome includes a window with the following:
- a CDS encoding zinc-dependent metalloprotease gives MKKTIFFICYFFAISTFSQFFEGKKNVKKYEGFIPFYYNENTDEVYLEISKLNRELLYVNALSEGVGSNDIGLDRGQLGSGVVVKFVKAGNKLLLIQPNQNYRAVTENIEEKQSVKEAFAKSILHGFIITEEKNNKFLINATDFLMRDAHGVADRLASNNQGNYRLDKSKSAFYLERTKAFPKNVEFDLMLTFSGKPKGYNIRSVTPNASLVTVHQHHSFVELPDNKYKPRVYDPRCGSWQMTYLDYATPVDQSIRKRFIYRHRLEKKNPNAKISEAVEPIIYYLDRGTPEPVRSALLEGGRWWNQAFEAIGYKDAFQLKMLPKDADPLDVRYNVIQWVHRSTRGWSYGGNISDPRTGEILKGHVSLGSLRIRQDFLIAQALQAPYANGKSEDKFALEMALARIRQLSAHEIGHTLGFAHNFAASTNERSSVMDYPHPKLTLKNGKIDFSKAYDNKIGAWDKITVAYAYQDFPSKEKEGLVKILDEASQKGLRFISDADARPKGSAHAYAHLWDNGKSASEELKNILEIRNKSIKNFSIDNIKSNQPYSVLEDVFVPLYFLHRYQTDAASKLIGGLDYTYAVKGQKDIVVKRIKGNVEREALQQLLRTINVNEIAVPKRLLALFPPRAYGYNRTRESFKSKSGVAFDPYGAIQTNVAFTLDYLFHPERVNRLLQHYNIDNSQLGLDEMLTTVIKSSFKKEYKDSYYRGLHNVVKNEILSNLFYLYNSTIYFEGKAIINEKINSIAMDLKNSDKVIDKEFLLLINDFKSNPSKYNKKQKTLKIPDGSPIGMK, from the coding sequence ATGAAAAAAACAATATTTTTTATCTGTTATTTTTTTGCTATTTCTACTTTTTCACAATTTTTTGAAGGAAAGAAAAATGTAAAGAAATACGAAGGATTTATTCCTTTTTACTATAATGAAAATACTGATGAAGTTTACCTTGAGATTTCAAAATTAAATAGGGAGTTATTATATGTCAATGCATTGTCGGAAGGTGTTGGTTCTAATGACATTGGTTTAGATAGAGGTCAGTTAGGAAGTGGAGTAGTAGTGAAGTTTGTTAAAGCAGGTAATAAGTTATTATTAATTCAACCCAATCAAAACTATAGAGCTGTTACAGAAAATATAGAGGAGAAGCAATCCGTAAAAGAAGCGTTTGCAAAGTCGATATTACATGGATTTATAATTACTGAAGAAAAAAATAATAAGTTCTTAATTAATGCAACCGACTTTTTAATGCGTGATGCTCATGGAGTAGCAGATAGGTTAGCTTCTAATAATCAGGGGAATTATAGATTAGATAAGAGTAAAAGTGCGTTTTATTTAGAAAGAACAAAAGCTTTTCCTAAAAATGTAGAGTTTGATTTGATGCTTACTTTTTCAGGAAAACCTAAGGGATATAATATTCGAAGTGTAACTCCAAATGCTTCTTTAGTAACTGTTCATCAACATCATTCTTTCGTAGAATTACCAGACAATAAATACAAACCTAGAGTATACGATCCTCGTTGTGGTTCTTGGCAAATGACATATTTAGATTATGCAACTCCAGTTGACCAATCCATTAGAAAAAGATTCATTTATAGACATAGACTAGAGAAGAAAAATCCAAATGCAAAAATTAGTGAAGCTGTTGAACCGATTATTTATTATTTAGATAGAGGAACACCAGAACCTGTACGTTCTGCTTTATTAGAAGGAGGAAGATGGTGGAACCAAGCGTTTGAAGCAATTGGTTATAAAGATGCTTTTCAGTTAAAAATGTTACCAAAAGATGCCGATCCGTTAGATGTTCGTTATAATGTAATTCAGTGGGTGCATCGTTCTACAAGAGGTTGGAGTTATGGAGGAAATATTTCAGATCCGAGAACTGGTGAAATTTTAAAAGGTCATGTAAGTTTAGGATCATTAAGAATTCGTCAAGATTTTCTAATAGCTCAAGCTTTACAAGCTCCTTATGCAAATGGTAAAAGTGAAGATAAATTTGCTTTAGAAATGGCTTTAGCAAGAATTCGTCAATTATCGGCTCATGAAATCGGACATACATTAGGTTTTGCACATAATTTTGCTGCAAGTACAAATGAGAGATCTTCAGTAATGGATTATCCGCATCCAAAACTTACACTTAAAAATGGTAAAATTGATTTTTCTAAGGCCTACGATAATAAAATTGGAGCTTGGGATAAAATAACAGTTGCTTATGCTTATCAAGATTTTCCAAGTAAAGAAAAAGAAGGTTTAGTTAAAATCTTAGATGAAGCTTCGCAAAAAGGATTGCGATTTATTTCTGATGCAGATGCAAGACCAAAAGGAAGTGCACATGCATACGCTCATTTGTGGGATAATGGAAAAAGTGCTTCTGAAGAATTAAAAAATATATTAGAAATTAGAAACAAGTCTATTAAGAATTTTTCAATTGATAATATAAAAAGTAACCAACCTTATTCAGTTTTGGAAGATGTATTTGTTCCTTTGTATTTCTTACACAGATATCAAACTGATGCAGCTTCAAAATTAATTGGTGGTCTTGATTATACTTATGCTGTAAAAGGACAGAAAGATATTGTTGTAAAACGAATTAAAGGAAATGTAGAACGTGAAGCCTTGCAACAACTATTAAGAACTATAAACGTAAATGAAATTGCAGTTCCGAAACGATTATTAGCACTTTTTCCACCTAGAGCCTACGGTTATAACAGAACTAGAGAAAGTTTTAAAAGTAAATCGGGCGTAGCTTTCGATCCTTATGGAGCTATTCAAACCAATGTTGCGTTTACATTAGATTATTTATTTCATCCAGAACGAGTAAATCGTTTATTACAACATTATAATATTGATAACTCTCAACTTGGATTAGATGAAATGTTAACAACAGTAATTAAAAGTTCTTTCAAAAAAGAATATAAAGACTCTTATTACAGAGGGTTGCATAACGTAGTTAAAAACGAAATTTTATCAAATCTATTTTATTTATACAACAGCACTATTTATTTTGAAGGAAAAGCGATTATTAACGAAAAAATAAATAGTATTGCAATGGATTTGAAGAATAGTGATAAGGTAATTGACAAAGAGTTTTTATTGTTGATTAACGATTTTAAAAGCAATCCTTCTAAATACAATAAGAAACAAAAAACTTTAAAAATTCCTGATGGATCTCCAATAGGAATGAAATAA
- a CDS encoding threonine aldolase family protein has product MQVNLISDTVTKPTEGMLKAMMNANVGDDVFKGDPTVNLLQEKVADMFGMEDALFFPSGTMANQTAIKLHTQPGDKLFCDKWAHVYNYEGGGAAFNAGVSCKLIDGDRGMFTADQLQYAAEGRSDIHVPYSRLVCIENTTNKGGGACWDFEELKNIKKVSDQFNLSYHLDGARLFNALVEKNETPKQYGELFDTISICLSKGLGAPIGSVLVGSKEHMEKALRIRKLFGGAMRQVGYLAAAGIYALDHHVIRLQEDHQKAKEIGETLAQLSYVKKVEPIETNIVIFYVNENINANDFIKDMEDKGILLIPMGEGKIRIVTHLDYTDKMHKILLQALQNYQMLKF; this is encoded by the coding sequence ATGCAAGTAAATTTAATAAGCGATACTGTTACTAAACCTACAGAAGGAATGTTAAAAGCAATGATGAATGCTAATGTAGGTGATGATGTATTTAAAGGAGATCCAACTGTAAACCTATTGCAAGAAAAAGTAGCAGATATGTTTGGAATGGAAGATGCTTTATTTTTTCCTTCAGGAACAATGGCTAATCAAACAGCAATAAAACTACATACACAACCAGGAGATAAATTGTTCTGTGACAAATGGGCTCATGTATACAATTATGAAGGTGGAGGAGCCGCTTTTAATGCTGGAGTATCTTGTAAGTTAATTGACGGAGATAGAGGAATGTTTACAGCTGATCAATTGCAATATGCTGCTGAAGGAAGATCGGATATTCATGTTCCATATTCTCGATTAGTTTGTATTGAAAATACTACCAATAAAGGTGGAGGAGCTTGTTGGGATTTTGAAGAATTGAAAAACATTAAAAAAGTTTCAGATCAGTTTAACTTAAGTTATCATTTAGATGGAGCAAGATTATTTAATGCTCTTGTAGAGAAGAATGAAACACCTAAACAATACGGAGAGTTATTTGATACAATTTCTATATGCTTATCTAAAGGTCTAGGTGCGCCAATTGGTTCTGTTTTAGTGGGATCTAAAGAACATATGGAAAAAGCTTTACGTATTAGAAAATTATTTGGAGGAGCTATGCGACAAGTAGGATATTTAGCTGCAGCAGGAATTTATGCTTTAGATCATCATGTAATACGTTTGCAAGAAGATCATCAAAAAGCAAAAGAAATAGGTGAGACCTTAGCTCAATTATCTTACGTTAAAAAAGTAGAGCCAATTGAAACTAATATTGTTATCTTTTATGTTAACGAAAATATTAATGCCAATGATTTTATTAAAGATATGGAAGACAAAGGAATTTTATTAATTCCTATGGGCGAAGGAAAAATCAGAATTGTAACACATTTAGATTATACGGATAAAATGCATAAAATTTTGTTACAAGCTTTACAAAACTATCAAATGTTAAAGTTTTAA
- a CDS encoding RNA polymerase sigma factor codes for MLKSLEDKFLDDFESNQNIVHKICRIYTTNQSDHNDLFQEITIQVWKNYAKFRGDAKFSTWLYRVALNTAISLFRKSSKKIKTQDISDIAFKIKAVEYDDTQEVQLKSLYVAIQNLNDIDKALVFLYLEDKSYREISETLGISEVNARVKMNRAKDKLKKILNP; via the coding sequence GTGCTAAAAAGTCTGGAAGACAAATTTTTAGATGACTTTGAGTCAAATCAAAATATAGTTCATAAAATTTGTAGAATTTATACTACAAATCAAAGTGACCATAATGATTTGTTTCAGGAAATAACTATTCAAGTATGGAAAAACTATGCAAAGTTTAGAGGAGATGCTAAGTTTAGTACTTGGTTGTATCGAGTAGCTTTAAATACTGCTATTTCTTTATTTCGTAAATCATCTAAAAAAATCAAAACTCAAGATATCTCTGATATAGCTTTTAAAATAAAAGCTGTGGAATACGACGACACGCAAGAGGTACAATTGAAATCGCTATACGTAGCTATTCAAAATTTAAATGATATAGATAAAGCTCTCGTATTTCTATATCTAGAAGATAAATCTTACAGAGAAATATCTGAAACTTTAGGTATTAGTGAAGTTAATGCCAGAGTAAAAATGAATCGAGCAAAAGACAAACTTAAAAAAATACTAAACCCATAA
- a CDS encoding MerR family transcriptional regulator translates to MNNIKTVFTIKDLENISGVKAHTIRIWEKRYNLLEPNRTDTNIRYYSADSLLKLLNVALLNKHNFKISKIAEMSEEQILSNTRELAFKFAANDEAINAFKMSMFQFDKVLFNSTYDKLLHKKTFRQIFKEVFIPFLNHIGLLWQTKTLMPAHEHFISNLIIQKIQLNTEKLEYSATNEDYTYVLFLPDGEIHEIGLMYLNFELVLRGCQTIYLGQSLPLDNLNYFFEGELKVCFITSMTIQPSDDKIEHYFNEIDEILKGTDNKLIAVGKKAMTVSENTFKSNIEIYPSLIDMVDSL, encoded by the coding sequence TTGAACAATATAAAGACAGTATTTACTATAAAAGATCTAGAAAATATCTCTGGAGTAAAAGCACATACTATCCGTATTTGGGAAAAACGTTATAATTTACTAGAACCTAACAGAACAGATACGAATATTAGATATTACTCTGCAGATAGTTTATTAAAATTATTGAATGTAGCCTTATTAAATAAGCACAACTTCAAAATTTCTAAAATTGCAGAAATGTCTGAAGAGCAAATTCTTTCAAATACAAGAGAATTAGCTTTTAAGTTTGCAGCAAATGATGAAGCTATTAATGCTTTTAAAATGTCGATGTTTCAGTTTGATAAAGTATTGTTTAATAGTACTTACGATAAACTTTTACACAAGAAAACATTCAGACAAATTTTTAAAGAAGTCTTCATACCTTTTTTAAATCACATTGGTTTGTTATGGCAGACTAAAACTTTAATGCCTGCACATGAGCATTTTATTTCTAATCTGATTATTCAAAAAATTCAGTTGAATACCGAAAAGCTTGAATACTCAGCAACAAATGAAGATTATACTTATGTATTATTTTTACCTGATGGTGAAATTCATGAGATAGGTTTAATGTATCTAAATTTTGAACTTGTTCTTAGAGGTTGTCAAACTATTTATCTTGGTCAGAGTTTACCTCTAGATAATTTAAATTATTTCTTTGAAGGTGAATTGAAAGTTTGTTTTATTACTTCTATGACTATTCAACCTAGTGACGACAAAATAGAGCACTATTTTAATGAAATAGATGAAATTTTAAAAGGAACTGATAACAAACTGATAGCTGTAGGTAAAAAAGCGATGACTGTTTCAGAGAATACTTTCAAGTCAAACATTGAAATTTACCCATCTTTGATAGATATGGTAGACAGCTTGTAA